In Leptospira perdikensis, one genomic interval encodes:
- a CDS encoding chemotaxis protein CheX, producing the protein MQIKADFINPFLEAATIVFRDVLQQDLLRGKIGIKESPAPSHEIAIIIGVVGSFSGEVVYSMNLDAAYKVSRKLVPGLSDEDVKNEYKDILGEIANMTTGNAMNIFTSAGQSVEITTPNIQETNNTSVRFNKKPTLSINLYSKFGRIEVNVAIA; encoded by the coding sequence ATGCAAATTAAAGCCGACTTCATCAACCCGTTCCTGGAAGCAGCCACCATCGTATTTCGTGATGTGTTACAACAGGATCTCCTCCGAGGTAAAATCGGAATCAAGGAATCCCCAGCTCCAAGCCACGAAATTGCAATTATCATTGGAGTTGTGGGTTCATTCAGTGGTGAAGTCGTTTATAGCATGAATCTAGATGCGGCGTACAAAGTGTCCCGCAAACTAGTGCCAGGCCTTTCCGATGAGGATGTAAAAAACGAATATAAAGACATTCTAGGTGAGATTGCCAACATGACTACAGGTAATGCGATGAACATTTTTACCTCAGCAGGCCAATCTGTAGAAATCACAACACCTAACATTCAAGAAACAAACAACACTTCTGTTCGGTTTAACAAAAAACCAACACTCTCCATCAACTTATATTCTAAGTTTGGACGGATCGAAGTGAATGTTGCGATTGCTTAA
- a CDS encoding tetratricopeptide repeat protein codes for MKILYFCLELVLRLSLFFLLILISNVSAVHAQTTELFLPFPEIWNQNSGNEKKENQTSHQPNTSSNLSSESVINSKTLTSVSNPNNAESGSNVAVVGNQLPSITKTKPADKKKKKKEVVDPSQASFQKGKAYLTRDQKKSAESEFADSYGKEGDAAKFSRVENTNLFGLDGKDKESSGLVEKQEDPDLKIKTQFELARSLDRIGNPDSEEKAYKEYLKLVTEFPKHPELTPRSHYAMATLLIRKKEFRSAAHQLVNVLKNFKESAEFLPAHYYLGKVYESSWEERDLERSLKYYQLYMNGVEGKTPVPGYDFRKETRERLRVLGSSI; via the coding sequence ATGAAAATTTTGTATTTTTGTTTGGAGCTCGTATTGCGATTATCTTTGTTTTTTTTATTGATTTTGATTAGCAATGTTTCCGCAGTTCATGCACAAACCACGGAATTGTTTTTGCCTTTTCCTGAAATCTGGAATCAAAACTCTGGGAATGAAAAAAAAGAGAATCAAACAAGTCATCAACCAAACACTTCCTCTAATCTTAGTTCGGAATCTGTTATTAATTCTAAAACACTCACTTCTGTTTCCAATCCAAATAATGCAGAGTCAGGATCAAACGTCGCAGTAGTAGGGAACCAACTTCCATCTATAACAAAGACAAAACCAGCTGATAAAAAGAAAAAAAAGAAGGAAGTGGTCGATCCTTCGCAGGCTTCTTTTCAAAAGGGAAAGGCTTATTTAACGAGAGATCAAAAAAAGTCCGCTGAATCGGAGTTTGCTGATTCTTATGGTAAAGAAGGTGACGCAGCAAAATTTTCTCGAGTGGAAAATACAAACCTTTTTGGTTTGGATGGAAAAGATAAAGAATCCAGTGGTCTTGTGGAAAAACAAGAAGACCCGGATCTAAAAATCAAAACTCAGTTTGAATTGGCACGATCACTTGACCGAATTGGAAATCCAGATTCTGAAGAGAAAGCTTATAAAGAATATCTTAAATTAGTCACTGAGTTTCCCAAACATCCTGAACTGACTCCTAGGTCACATTATGCGATGGCCACTCTTCTCATTCGTAAAAAGGAATTTCGTTCGGCAGCCCACCAATTGGTGAATGTTTTGAAGAATTTTAAAGAATCAGCAGAGTTTCTTCCGGCACATTATTATTTAGGAAAGGTTTATGAGAGTAGTTGGGAGGAAAGAGATTTGGAACGTTCTTTAAAATACTACCAACTCTACATGAACGGAGTGGAAGGAAAAACACCAGTTCCTGGTTATGATTTTAGAAAAGAAACCCGCGAAAGACTGCGGGTTTTAGGTTCATCGATTTAA
- a CDS encoding LIC_11485 family protein yields MDIKNINIPKVNVDTQKMMGAVDGLVDKIPSQVQDLLKKIAISLFVFFLIMAIYVGWTNGWENAKPQGMQLAQDTRSLFLTEIERDYNRKRRDVRMSDPEDLKYESNRRMQFDFISERESNGYSHDTIPEEQEFLGKEYDFRNRKAEDTSVPPIYTPSGDGLIPAPIDVQPIQPKEESKSVSDSDLRMQRMLDRVSELEKKVKAKNEEKNLETLKLPKPPEPSEGFGKPRSLERIPKNLR; encoded by the coding sequence ATGGACATCAAAAACATCAACATACCCAAAGTGAATGTAGACACCCAAAAGATGATGGGTGCTGTCGATGGACTGGTGGATAAAATCCCATCCCAAGTCCAAGACTTACTCAAAAAAATTGCAATCTCTCTCTTTGTATTTTTTCTCATCATGGCGATTTACGTGGGTTGGACCAATGGCTGGGAAAATGCCAAACCCCAAGGGATGCAACTTGCCCAGGACACACGAAGTCTATTTCTTACGGAGATTGAAAGGGATTATAACAGAAAACGTAGAGATGTCAGAATGTCTGATCCTGAAGATTTGAAATACGAATCCAATCGTCGGATGCAATTTGATTTTATTAGCGAACGTGAATCGAATGGATACTCACACGATACCATTCCGGAAGAACAAGAATTTTTGGGTAAGGAATATGATTTTAGAAATCGTAAGGCAGAAGATACATCCGTCCCTCCCATCTACACTCCGTCAGGTGATGGTCTCATTCCAGCTCCCATCGATGTTCAACCTATACAACCAAAAGAGGAATCAAAATCGGTATCGGATTCAGACCTTCGTATGCAAAGGATGCTTGATCGTGTGTCTGAGTTAGAAAAAAAAGTGAAGGCAAAAAACGAAGAAAAGAATTTAGAAACTTTAAAATTGCCTAAACCACCAGAGCCGAGTGAAGGTTTTGGAAAACCCAGAAGTTTGGAACGAATTCCAAAAAATTTACGATGA
- a CDS encoding SurA N-terminal domain-containing protein, with protein sequence MFEEEPSTLKEKIYRTIIALFLFILVGTLIITFLPGDAEQSLMGAITGQNSTKAGTIAGRSIPIDYFNAAKRDCYYRYQQYGRETAQNPELLNSCAYSTVREIYIANDIAASVGFQVSEISIKREMSKQAREVHKESVSQAGYGEEDSRSLTEIYQQIYRSAPMNYRIDSATGYALFPNFLDQPLAPTENEAELEDEAKRAKISFRIVAVSEVNLLNAVEAKINISDAELNKEYEKEKKDGSLSKDASGNFVSFETRKPLLLSKMKFDRKRKEVEIWKGRIAAKISEPNALEAIATETLQPIESVSNVSLSDLKLVTSNRGNSYRLANSSKFWETLANDPFSKKTVVGPFSDNDKQVYVEFGALTYGQTTAKKPTDQAADFLKQRQLLSFFLEINQSIAAEYNVEKKGLLSLE encoded by the coding sequence ATGTTCGAAGAAGAACCCTCTACCCTCAAAGAAAAAATCTATCGTACGATTATAGCTCTCTTTTTATTCATTTTGGTCGGAACCCTTATTATTACCTTTTTACCAGGGGACGCGGAACAAAGCCTTATGGGTGCCATCACAGGCCAAAACTCAACAAAAGCTGGCACGATTGCGGGAAGGAGTATTCCGATTGATTACTTCAACGCTGCTAAACGTGATTGTTACTACCGTTACCAACAATATGGCCGAGAAACAGCTCAAAATCCCGAACTCCTCAATTCTTGTGCCTATTCCACAGTTAGGGAAATCTATATAGCAAACGACATTGCAGCATCCGTTGGTTTCCAAGTCTCTGAAATCAGCATCAAACGCGAGATGTCCAAACAAGCACGTGAAGTACATAAAGAATCTGTTTCTCAAGCGGGATACGGAGAAGAAGACTCTCGTTCTCTTACAGAAATTTACCAACAAATTTACCGTTCTGCTCCAATGAATTACCGCATTGATTCGGCGACCGGGTATGCACTATTTCCTAACTTTTTAGATCAACCTCTAGCTCCCACAGAAAACGAAGCCGAGTTAGAAGACGAAGCCAAAAGAGCAAAAATTTCTTTTCGCATCGTAGCAGTTTCTGAAGTCAATCTTCTGAATGCAGTCGAAGCCAAAATCAATATCTCTGATGCAGAACTTAACAAAGAATATGAGAAAGAAAAGAAAGACGGTTCTCTCTCCAAAGATGCATCTGGAAATTTTGTAAGTTTCGAAACAAGAAAACCCCTCCTACTTTCTAAGATGAAATTTGATCGCAAAAGAAAGGAAGTCGAGATTTGGAAAGGTCGTATCGCCGCCAAAATTTCAGAACCAAATGCTTTAGAAGCCATCGCCACAGAAACTTTGCAGCCAATTGAGTCAGTATCCAATGTTTCGTTGTCCGACTTAAAACTAGTCACTTCCAATCGAGGCAATAGCTACCGTTTGGCGAACTCAAGTAAATTTTGGGAAACCCTCGCGAACGATCCTTTTAGCAAAAAAACGGTCGTCGGTCCTTTCTCTGACAATGACAAACAAGTTTACGTGGAATTTGGAGCCCTAACTTACGGACAAACCACAGCAAAAAAACCGACAGATCAGGCTGCAGATTTTTTGAAACAAAGGCAACTTCTTAGCTTTTTTCTTGAAATAAACCAGTCCATAGCAGCAGAATACAACGTAGAGAAAAAAGGCCTTCTCTCTTTAGAATAA
- the gabT gene encoding 4-aminobutyrate--2-oxoglutarate transaminase, with product MTGNQKQTNQTLWERRLANVPRGVTTAYPVFAEKAKNAEIWDIEGNRFIDFGGGIGVQNTGHCHPKVVAAIHKQVDQVLHTAFQIMPYEPYIVLAEKLNAKAPIEGGAKTILFSSGAEALENAVKIARAATGRPGIISFLGGFHGRTMMALALTGKVVPYKKGFGPFASDVYHIPFPMEYHGVTEDDSIRALNNLFKADIDPSRVAAIAIEPVQGEGGFYIASPSFLKKLRAICDEHGILLIADEVQSGFARTGKLFAIEHSGIKPDLITTAKSLAAGMPLSAVIGKTSIMDAVEPGGLGGTYAGNPVACAAGIAVMDLIEEEGILDKSVKLGKLLVNELNEIKKTYPHIGEIRGLGAMVAFELVENGDASKPSADLAKKLTAKALEHGLVLLSCGVYGNVIRILVPITAEESIVKEGLSIITKSLKEI from the coding sequence ATGACGGGCAATCAAAAACAAACCAACCAAACTTTATGGGAAAGAAGACTCGCAAATGTTCCAAGAGGTGTGACAACCGCCTATCCGGTATTTGCTGAAAAAGCAAAAAATGCAGAAATTTGGGATATCGAAGGAAATAGATTCATCGACTTTGGGGGCGGAATTGGAGTTCAAAATACCGGTCATTGCCATCCAAAAGTAGTCGCTGCCATCCACAAACAAGTGGACCAGGTTTTGCATACAGCTTTCCAAATTATGCCTTATGAACCTTATATAGTTCTCGCAGAAAAACTAAATGCCAAAGCACCCATTGAGGGAGGAGCCAAAACCATCCTTTTTTCATCTGGGGCAGAGGCTTTAGAAAACGCAGTCAAAATTGCAAGAGCAGCAACGGGGCGACCAGGGATCATTAGTTTTCTTGGTGGATTTCATGGAAGAACCATGATGGCCCTTGCCCTCACAGGAAAAGTTGTGCCTTATAAAAAAGGATTTGGGCCTTTCGCTAGTGATGTTTACCACATTCCTTTTCCTATGGAATATCATGGTGTCACAGAAGACGACTCCATAAGAGCCCTAAACAATTTGTTTAAAGCAGATATTGATCCATCACGTGTAGCAGCCATTGCCATTGAACCCGTACAAGGTGAAGGTGGATTTTATATTGCTTCTCCTAGTTTCCTAAAAAAGCTTAGGGCCATTTGTGATGAACATGGAATCCTTCTCATTGCTGATGAAGTACAGTCCGGTTTTGCAAGAACAGGAAAACTATTTGCGATCGAACATTCCGGAATCAAACCAGATCTCATCACTACAGCAAAATCACTCGCAGCAGGGATGCCTCTTTCTGCAGTGATAGGAAAAACTTCCATTATGGATGCTGTAGAACCGGGTGGGCTTGGCGGAACTTATGCAGGAAATCCAGTAGCTTGTGCCGCAGGAATTGCCGTCATGGATCTTATCGAAGAAGAAGGAATTTTAGATAAGTCTGTCAAACTCGGAAAACTATTAGTAAACGAACTGAATGAAATCAAAAAAACCTATCCTCATATTGGCGAAATACGCGGGTTAGGTGCTATGGTTGCTTTCGAACTGGTAGAAAACGGGGATGCCAGTAAACCTTCTGCCGATTTAGCAAAAAAACTAACAGCAAAAGCACTAGAACATGGACTTGTTTTACTTTCTTGCGGTGTGTATGGAAACGTGATTAGAATTTTGGTTCCGATTACCGCAGAAGAGTCTATTGTCAAAGAAGGACTTTCAATCATAACAAAATCATTAAAGGAAATTTGA
- a CDS encoding gamma-aminobutyraldehyde dehydrogenase yields the protein MKQFKLWIDGKWTNTTGGKLMDIEDPATGKKIAKVIDASAADVDKAAKAAHKAFYDGRWSGITPGERSKAIWKLADLLEEKTKEFAKAESLNAGKPYKNLSLAGDIPFAVDNIRFFATAARDVHGSRANEYQPGYTSILRREPVGVVGQIAPWNYPLLMAVWKFGPALAAGCTVILKPAPGTPITSLMLAELTKKAGIPDGVINIVTGGNATGQAIVDHPLVRMVSLTGSTGTGKNIMKSASDSLKRVHLELGGKAPLLVFDDVDVNLFATKVAFGATCNSGQDCTAATRIIVPKSLQKKITDAVVDAMKAVNVGDPFNDKTEMGPLISAIHRERVLGFMDRAKKQGAKILTGGSIPKGLDKGYFFAPTVITDVKQNYDVVQNEIFGPVLTIQSYEKEEEGIQLANDVNYGLASSIWTKDVARAMRVAKQFEFGTVWVNDHLPLASETPHGGFKQSGFGKDLSIESVGDYLITKHVMVGGV from the coding sequence ATGAAACAATTTAAACTTTGGATTGATGGAAAGTGGACAAACACAACCGGCGGGAAACTCATGGACATCGAAGATCCTGCCACTGGCAAAAAAATTGCAAAGGTAATCGATGCGAGTGCCGCCGATGTAGACAAAGCAGCTAAGGCCGCTCACAAAGCTTTTTATGATGGAAGATGGTCAGGGATCACTCCAGGCGAACGTTCCAAAGCCATTTGGAAACTCGCCGATCTTTTGGAAGAAAAAACAAAAGAATTTGCAAAAGCAGAATCTTTGAATGCCGGAAAACCTTATAAAAACTTAAGTCTTGCAGGAGACATCCCTTTTGCAGTCGATAACATTCGTTTTTTTGCCACGGCTGCTCGTGATGTTCATGGAAGCCGCGCAAACGAATACCAACCAGGATATACATCCATATTACGCCGGGAACCCGTTGGTGTTGTGGGCCAAATTGCTCCTTGGAACTATCCACTTCTTATGGCCGTTTGGAAATTTGGACCAGCTCTTGCTGCGGGTTGCACTGTCATTTTAAAACCAGCACCAGGAACTCCCATCACCTCACTGATGTTAGCAGAGCTAACTAAAAAAGCAGGAATCCCTGACGGAGTCATCAATATTGTGACTGGTGGGAATGCTACGGGTCAGGCCATAGTCGACCATCCACTTGTCCGAATGGTATCTCTTACCGGTTCCACAGGAACTGGAAAAAATATTATGAAGTCGGCATCCGATTCCTTAAAACGAGTGCATTTAGAACTCGGAGGAAAAGCTCCACTTCTTGTTTTTGATGATGTGGATGTGAATCTTTTTGCCACAAAAGTAGCATTTGGTGCCACTTGCAATTCAGGACAAGATTGCACAGCCGCGACAAGGATCATCGTTCCCAAATCCTTACAGAAAAAAATCACTGATGCCGTAGTCGATGCAATGAAAGCTGTCAATGTTGGTGATCCCTTTAATGACAAAACCGAAATGGGTCCGCTCATCTCTGCCATCCACCGCGAACGTGTTTTGGGATTTATGGATAGAGCAAAAAAACAAGGGGCAAAAATTCTAACTGGGGGAAGTATTCCCAAAGGTCTAGACAAAGGGTACTTTTTTGCACCTACTGTCATCACCGATGTCAAACAAAACTATGACGTCGTACAAAACGAAATTTTTGGGCCAGTTCTCACCATCCAATCGTACGAAAAAGAAGAAGAAGGGATTCAACTCGCAAACGATGTGAATTACGGCCTAGCGTCTTCCATTTGGACAAAGGATGTAGCACGCGCTATGCGAGTTGCAAAACAATTTGAATTTGGAACCGTTTGGGTCAATGATCATCTTCCACTAGCTTCGGAAACACCACATGGTGGATTCAAACAATCTGGATTTGGAAAGGATCTCTCTATCGAATCTGTGGGTGATTATCTAATCACAAAACATGTGATGGTAGGCGGGGTTTAA
- a CDS encoding NAD-dependent succinate-semialdehyde dehydrogenase, with protein MKYIKDKDLFRQENFIGGVWCPAENKKEILVYNPASGESIGNIPHSEEKDTTRAIRSAKEALKDWKTRPAKERAGILRKWFQLMMDNQEDLALIMTQEQGKPLTEARGEIAYAASYIEWFGEEAKRSYGDIIPSHRKDTRILVLKEPIGVVGTITPWNFPAAMLARKVAPALAAGCTVVSKPAELTPYSALAMAVLAERAGLPKGVWNVLVGDPIKIGKTILESKEVRKLSFTGSTNTGIYLMEKSAATLKKLSLELGGNAPFIVFEDADMDEAIKGAMLSKYRNTGQTCVCVNRFLVQASVADVFAKKLADKAKELVVANGMEPNAQQGPLINDTALEKVKSHIADALSKGAKILTGGKEHTLGGNFFEPTVLYPVNSSMVVTKEETFGPVSCIQTFQTEEEAVKLANDTDFGLASYLYTKDMARIFRVAEQLEYGMVGINEGLISSEQVPFGGVKFSGMGREGSKYGLDDYTVTKYLCLGGIT; from the coding sequence ATGAAATACATCAAAGACAAAGACCTTTTCCGACAAGAAAACTTCATTGGTGGGGTTTGGTGCCCTGCAGAAAACAAAAAAGAAATTTTAGTATATAACCCCGCAAGCGGCGAAAGTATCGGTAACATTCCTCACTCGGAAGAAAAAGATACAACTCGCGCCATCCGTTCTGCAAAAGAAGCTCTCAAAGATTGGAAAACAAGACCAGCAAAAGAAAGAGCAGGAATTTTACGCAAATGGTTCCAACTCATGATGGACAACCAAGAAGATTTAGCTCTCATCATGACACAAGAACAAGGAAAGCCACTAACGGAGGCTAGGGGAGAAATAGCTTATGCTGCTTCTTACATCGAATGGTTCGGAGAAGAAGCAAAACGTTCTTATGGTGATATCATTCCTTCCCATAGAAAAGACACAAGAATTCTTGTTTTAAAAGAACCAATCGGTGTAGTGGGAACCATCACACCTTGGAATTTTCCTGCGGCTATGCTTGCTAGAAAAGTAGCACCAGCACTCGCAGCAGGTTGCACTGTTGTTTCGAAACCAGCGGAACTCACACCCTACTCTGCATTGGCAATGGCCGTTCTTGCGGAACGAGCAGGACTCCCGAAAGGAGTTTGGAATGTGTTAGTTGGTGATCCAATCAAAATTGGGAAAACCATTTTAGAAAGTAAAGAAGTTCGTAAACTTAGTTTTACGGGATCTACAAATACTGGAATTTATCTGATGGAAAAATCAGCAGCCACTTTAAAAAAACTCTCACTCGAATTAGGGGGCAATGCTCCCTTTATTGTTTTTGAAGACGCTGATATGGACGAAGCCATCAAAGGCGCCATGTTATCCAAATATAGAAACACAGGACAAACCTGTGTATGTGTGAATCGTTTCCTTGTCCAGGCCTCCGTTGCTGATGTGTTTGCCAAAAAATTGGCTGACAAAGCGAAGGAACTTGTGGTTGCCAATGGTATGGAACCAAATGCACAACAAGGCCCACTCATAAACGATACCGCTCTGGAAAAAGTAAAATCACATATTGCCGATGCTCTTTCTAAAGGTGCAAAAATCCTTACCGGCGGAAAAGAACACACTCTCGGTGGCAATTTTTTTGAACCTACCGTGCTTTATCCCGTGAATTCATCCATGGTGGTGACAAAAGAAGAAACCTTTGGTCCAGTCTCTTGTATCCAAACCTTCCAAACAGAAGAAGAAGCTGTAAAGTTGGCCAATGACACTGACTTCGGCCTTGCTTCCTATTTGTACACAAAAGATATGGCTCGCATTTTTAGAGTCGCCGAACAACTAGAATACGGAATGGTGGGAATCAACGAAGGTTTAATTTCTTCAGAACAAGTTCCCTTCGGCGGTGTTAAATTCTCAGGAATGGGACGCGAAGGTTCTAAATATGGACTCGATGATTATACAGTAACCAAATATCTCTGCCTCGGAGGAATCACATGA
- a CDS encoding OmpA family protein has protein sequence MARILIIILLFFGNGLTSSQSVKNGIQVLEGDLLNTGHLLRTDKQVFRISTGALQEELAYLAGKKVRMLCDVLSETCNPIRYEVEPFESGKTPDWTLKKIPRYVTGGQFSFNPQCTPDGKILFWTALVREGGRSTQKIWAAKRDQYGFWMQGEQLPTPLNNKFPSAVISALPGGNELFVFGNFGEEEMLDNLKREMMYKSQIASREAQNPKEFHIVLTKLETEYKDRTDKIQNRAPLYKTHKTESGWSMPAPINFPSFYNWYRKADNPNQQVFGGSALASSGRTLLYSAQQKKNFGKLDLYVSLQNESGVFEEGINLGNTLNTGEEEMAPFLAPDDKTLYFSSSGRKEGISIFITRRQNDSWTSWSEPQELSSNLRGVNFFSIPAVGNWAYVSREGELYMAAIPHHFQPEPVVVIKGKVVDEEGKPLSAHVLYESLTRKKSIGSTVSDPGTGEFSIILPYDENYGFYGEKEGYLPVSQNLNLVGKEKEDREKTVLLVLPKLKKGNQIVMNNLFFAFRSAELTKESEPELDRLAGILRKSSNLKILIEGHTDNVGTKSANQKLSLERANSVANYLKSKHKIEELRIAVFGHGSSAPIADNQTEEGRGANRRVVFKISEE, from the coding sequence ATGGCACGGATTCTCATCATCATTCTCCTCTTTTTCGGGAACGGACTCACGAGTTCGCAAAGTGTAAAAAATGGAATCCAGGTTTTGGAAGGGGATCTTTTGAATACGGGCCATCTCCTCCGTACAGACAAACAAGTTTTTCGCATTAGTACTGGTGCTTTACAAGAAGAGTTGGCTTATTTGGCCGGAAAAAAGGTACGGATGTTATGCGATGTGTTATCTGAGACATGTAATCCAATTCGATATGAAGTAGAGCCATTTGAATCTGGCAAAACACCGGATTGGACTTTAAAAAAAATACCTCGTTATGTGACAGGCGGCCAATTTTCATTTAACCCGCAGTGTACTCCCGATGGGAAAATATTATTTTGGACAGCACTTGTTCGTGAAGGGGGGAGATCCACACAAAAAATTTGGGCCGCCAAACGAGACCAATACGGATTTTGGATGCAAGGGGAACAACTCCCCACCCCGCTAAACAATAAATTTCCTTCTGCTGTGATTTCAGCTCTTCCTGGTGGGAATGAACTTTTTGTTTTCGGTAATTTTGGCGAAGAAGAGATGTTGGACAACTTAAAACGAGAGATGATGTATAAATCTCAAATTGCATCTAGGGAAGCACAAAACCCCAAAGAGTTTCATATCGTTTTAACTAAGTTAGAAACAGAATATAAGGATCGAACTGATAAAATTCAAAACCGCGCCCCTTTGTACAAAACACATAAAACGGAGTCGGGTTGGTCTATGCCAGCACCGATCAATTTTCCAAGTTTTTACAATTGGTATAGAAAGGCAGACAATCCCAACCAACAAGTATTTGGTGGCTCTGCCCTTGCTTCTAGTGGGCGAACTTTGCTTTATTCGGCACAACAAAAGAAAAATTTTGGTAAGTTGGATTTATATGTCAGTTTACAAAATGAATCTGGTGTATTTGAAGAAGGAATTAATTTAGGAAACACTTTGAATACGGGTGAAGAAGAAATGGCACCTTTCCTTGCTCCCGATGACAAAACCTTATACTTCTCCTCGTCCGGAAGAAAAGAAGGGATTTCAATTTTTATTACTAGAAGACAAAATGATTCTTGGACTTCTTGGTCAGAACCACAAGAATTGTCTTCTAACCTAAGAGGTGTTAATTTTTTTAGCATTCCTGCCGTTGGAAATTGGGCCTACGTTTCTCGAGAAGGAGAATTGTATATGGCTGCCATCCCTCATCACTTCCAACCAGAACCAGTCGTTGTGATCAAAGGAAAAGTGGTTGATGAAGAAGGAAAACCTCTTTCGGCTCATGTGTTGTATGAATCTTTAACCAGAAAAAAATCCATCGGTTCCACTGTAAGTGATCCAGGGACAGGTGAGTTTAGTATCATCCTCCCTTATGATGAAAACTACGGGTTCTATGGAGAGAAGGAAGGATACCTTCCTGTATCACAAAACCTAAATTTGGTGGGAAAAGAAAAAGAAGATAGAGAAAAAACAGTTCTCCTTGTTCTTCCCAAATTAAAAAAAGGAAATCAAATTGTGATGAACAATTTGTTTTTTGCCTTCCGATCTGCCGAGCTTACTAAAGAATCGGAACCGGAACTAGACAGATTGGCAGGAATCCTCCGAAAATCGTCCAATTTGAAAATTCTGATTGAGGGCCATACGGACAATGTAGGGACAAAATCTGCCAACCAAAAGTTGTCCCTGGAAAGAGCAAATTCGGTTGCTAATTATTTGAAGTCTAAACATAAGATAGAAGAGTTAAGAATTGCGGTGTTTGGTCATGGTTCTTCAGCACCCATTGCAGACAATCAGACCGAAGAAGGTCGCGGGGCAAACCGAAGGGTCGTCTTTAAAATTTCGGAAGAGTAA
- a CDS encoding LIC_11490 family protein, with protein sequence MAVWQDNIGSMLFAAFAMILVGVLCFLYVALSPQKSKPAAYQPRKTQNPGQYRMPQTPSVSPQLDERIRKERAISDDRHLSYSLPEETAPSVVQKSEVLLPTKEGSLEQEPPAPKESRFQIEGTLFLDYSGKLTFGEESSDIDAMEDGLKNFKRIGSGTLREENGKFLFHSGNVTYTYTPEELEQVVLHNQGIVFLLKETKAPKPVFFTKDIDTFKDFLKQAALV encoded by the coding sequence TTGGCCGTTTGGCAAGATAATATAGGTAGTATGTTGTTTGCTGCATTTGCTATGATTCTCGTGGGTGTCCTATGTTTCTTATACGTAGCCCTTTCCCCGCAAAAATCCAAACCGGCAGCCTACCAACCGCGGAAAACGCAAAACCCCGGCCAATACAGAATGCCCCAAACTCCTTCGGTTTCTCCCCAACTGGACGAACGAATCCGAAAGGAACGTGCCATCTCTGATGACCGTCATCTTTCCTATTCTTTACCGGAAGAGACCGCACCTTCAGTGGTTCAAAAATCCGAAGTTCTACTCCCCACGAAAGAGGGAAGTTTAGAACAAGAACCGCCAGCCCCTAAAGAAAGTAGATTCCAAATTGAAGGGACTTTGTTTTTGGATTATTCCGGTAAACTTACGTTTGGCGAAGAGTCGTCTGACATTGATGCCATGGAAGATGGCCTAAAGAATTTCAAACGAATTGGATCTGGTACTTTACGGGAAGAAAATGGAAAGTTTTTGTTTCATTCAGGAAATGTAACATATACCTACACTCCCGAAGAGTTAGAACAAGTAGTTCTTCACAACCAAGGAATTGTGTTTCTTTTGAAGGAAACCAAAGCACCGAAACCAGTATTTTTCACAAAAGACATCGATACTTTTAAAGACTTTTTAAAACAAGCGGCTTTGGTTTAA